A section of the Phaseolus vulgaris cultivar G19833 chromosome 8, P. vulgaris v2.0, whole genome shotgun sequence genome encodes:
- the LOC137825158 gene encoding uncharacterized protein yields the protein MATRSPTSVKEVQQLTSRLAALSRFMSAGGENGHPYFQCLKRNSRFVWTKECEEAFIKLKGYLASPPVLCKPLEGTPLRLYFAVTERAVSSVLVQEQDQVQRPIYFVSKVLQGPEVLKKPDVAGRMVKWAVEISEFDIRYEPRGPIKGQVFADFVVELSSGAAPSEGLDFRWVLSVDGSSNQQGSGAGVILEGPNGVLIEQSLRFAFKASNNQAEYKALIVSMLLAREMGARSLLAKTDSLLVTGQVTREFQAKDPQMAAYLEYVHTLKTSFAEFELVHVPR from the exons atGGCAACGAGGAGCCCAacgtcggtgaaggaggtgcagcaactcaccaGTCGGTTGGCGGCATTGTCGCgatttatgtccgctggaggagAGAATGGTCATccttacttccagtgcctcaaacGGAACAGTAGGTTCGTTTGGActaaggagtgtgaggaggctttcattaagctaaaagggtatctggcaagcccaccagtgttgtgcaagccactGGAGGGCACCCCTCTCCGCTTGTACTTTGCTGTAACAGAAAGGGCGGTCAGTTCAGTTTTGGTTCAAGAGCAAGACCAGGTCCAGagacctatttattttgtgagtaaggtgctcCAGGGTCCTGAG GTGCTTAAGAAGCCAGACGTAgccgggaggatggtgaagtgggccgTAGAGATATCTGAGTTCGATATAaggtacgagccccgaggaccgatcaaggggcaggtgtttgCGGACTTCGTCGTCGAGTTGTCATCAGGCGCTGCACCTTCGGAGGGCCTGGATTTTCGCTGGGTCTTATCAGTGGATGGCTCCTCCAATCAACAAGGAAGtggcgctggagtcatcctggaaggcccaaacggagtgctgatcgagcagtctCTGCGCTTCgctttcaaggccagcaacaaccaggcggagtacaAGGCCTTGATCGTCAGTATGTTGCTGGCAAGGGAGATGGGAGCAAGGAGTTTGTTGGCCAAGACCGACTCCCTgttggtcaccgggcaggtaaCGAGggagttccaggccaaagaccCACAGATGGCTGCATACCTCGAGTATGTGCACACCTTGAAGACGTCCTTTGCAGAGTTTGAGTTGGTCCACGTACCAAGatag